The window TCCGGAGTAGAGCGAGCGAAGCATGGGTTTGCCCTTTCAGTGGTGGGTTCGTGAAGTTAGGAGGTGCGCTTGACGCCGGAGATGACGTCGAGTGCGATGTCTTTGCCGCCTACGGAGACGGTGGGGATGGGGCCGGAGAACGAGACGGAGTCGGCGATACCCGTGATCTTGGTTCCGTCTGGCGTGCTGTAGCTGACCTGCTGGCCGATGAGGGCCGCCGCCGCTATGCGCATCTGCAGCGAGAAGTTCTCTTCGTTGAGGGTCGTGAGGGTGGTGAGCTGCTCCATCGACGCGAGCTGCGTGGTCTGGCTAATCATCTGGTTCGTGTCCATGGGCGAACTGGGGTCTTGGTTGCGCAGCTGGGTCACGAGCAGCGAGAGAAACACCTCGCTGTCCATGGTCTGCTTGGGCGTGCGGGTGGCGGTGTTGCCCGTGTACATGCCATTGCTCTGCACGGCGTAGGTCGCGTCGACGGTCATGGGATTCCTTTCGGGTGCCGGTTAGGCCAGCACGTCAATGCCCGTGCGGGCAGTGCCATCGAGGTTGCGGATGTCGCGGCTCTCGCCGAGGTCTGTGGCGGCGGTTGCCGGCTTTCGGTCGGGGGTGCCGGGTGTGGCGGAGCCGTGCTGGCCCGCCTGACCCTGCGCCAGGTCGAGGGTCGACTGTGCTGCCGCTTGCCCCGGCTGGCCTTGCCCCTGCTGGCTCGTTCCGGCCGCCGTCAGCGGGCCGGTCGTCACGCCGAGCCCCGCAAGATCGCGGCGCAGGTCGCCGAGAATTGCCTTGAGAGCTTCTCGCCCTGCCTCGCTGGGCGAGATGAGTTCGATGCGCATTCCGTCCGCAGCGATGTGTGCGCGCACCGTCACGGGCCCGAGATTCTCGGGGGTGACGTTGACGGTGATCACGTGCTCGCCGCTCGCAGCGCCGCGCAGCAGGGCGATCGGCTTGGCAAGCTGGGCGCTGAAATCCTGGGGAACGGGAGCCGGGGCCGGGGCTGCGGTCAAAGGCTGCGCCGCCACGGTCGGCGTGAGCTGGGTTTGCCCCAGGGGTGCGATCGTGGGCAGCGCGTCGGCCGATGCTGCAACCGTGGGCGCAGCCGGCGAGACGGCTGCCGCAGCGGGTGCGACGAGAGCGGTTGGCTCCGCGGCCTCAACGGAACGCGCACCAGCGGTTGCTCCCGAGACGGCACCCGCTGCGGTCGGCGGAGTGCTTGTTCTGGTCGCGGAGGCTGCGGCGTCGGTTGGAACGCCGCTCGCCACGGCTGAAGATGCGGCGGCGGCTGAGCCAGCACCGGCGAGCCCGGCTCGGCCCGCAGACCCTGCTGCTGCACCGCCAAGCCCGCCCACAGCGTCATTCTTCAGGCCAGGGATCGCGGTCTCGCCCTCGGCATCCAGCGGCATCGCTGCCGGGTCGGCAGCGGCATCCCGCTGGCCGGGTGCCGCAGCAAGCGCCGCTCGCGCCGACACCGCCGCTGCCGCCGATGCTGCCGCTGCCGCCGCCGATGCTGCCGATGCGGGCTCGGATCCAGCAGTAGGCATCGTCGCCGCCTGCTCGGCCGCTCCCTCGCCTGTCGGGGCCTCGCCCGCAGTGTCGGCGGCTTCGTCCGTCGAGACGTCGACACCATCAATCGAGGTCGACGCGCCTGCCGGGAGGCCGAGAGCGTCGCCGCTCGCAAAACCCGTGGTCAGCGCATCCGCAACGCCACGCGAGCCGAAGCCCGTGACGGGGGCTTCCGTGCCGCTCATCGAACGCGCGGTACCCGAAGAAGCGTCAGAGGCGGCACCAGAGGCGGCATCCGCCTCGAGTGACTTAACGGCACCCGTGAGGGTCTCCCCGAATCCTGCTGCGGCACCGGCGGATGCCGACGCACCCGATGATGCGGTCGCCGCCGGTCGGCCGGGGGCCGCCGTTGGCATGGTGAGCATGCTCATGGCGTTGTCCCTTCTGTCTCGTGCTTGTCGCGGTGCCAGGTGGTCGATGCGAGCTCGTCGAGCAGTGCCTGCTCGGCGACCAGGTCTTCTGCCGCGACCTTCTGGTCGTGCTTGATTTCGAGCTTTTCGAGGCTGAGTGCTGCTGCCCGTGCCCGGGAGAATTCCTCGCCGGCCGCAGAGGCTTGCGACCGCAGCTCGCTTTCGAGCGAGGTGAGATCAGAGAGCGCACTGCGCATCGACGCCCTGCCGGCCGCCATCGCATAGAGAGTCGCCGTGCTTGTGACGTCGGTCGGAATCCCGCCCAGCGCGATGCGAGCGCGCTCCTGACTCACAGAGTTCTCGTCGAGGCGTCCGCGCACAGACGAGAGTTCGCCCGCGGCGAGCTCCTGCTGCAGGTGCCGGAGCCTGAGCAGACCGGCAAGGGAAAATTCGCGACTCATGCTGCGACCCCCAACTGCCGAACGAGTTCGGAGAGTGCACGCCACGAATCCTCGGCACCGCACCTCTGATCCATGCCCTGCTGCAGAAACGCGGCGATCGCTGCCTCATTGTCGACAGCGGCATCCACAAGGGGGTTGCTGCCCCGCTGATAGGCGCCGACGTCGAGAAGATCCTGTGCGGATGCTCTGGCGGCCAGCACGCGCCGCAGCGATGTCGCGAGGCGGGTGCGCTCGGCGGGGTTCACTCTGCTGGCCACGCGACTCACCGAGCCGAGGGCATCTACGGAGGGAAAATGGCCGGTGATGGCGAGCTTGCGATCGAGCACGACGTGCCCGTCGAGAATGCTTCTGGCCGAGTCGGCGATGGGTTCATTGTGGTCATCGCCGTCGACGAGCACGGTGTAGAGCCCCGTCACCGACCCGCGCTCCGCGGTGCCGGCACGCTCCAGGAGCTGTGCGAGCAGAGAGAACGTGGATGGCGGGTAGCCGCGAGTTGCGGGCGGCTCGCCGACCGAGAGTCCGATCTCGCGCTGCGCCATGGCCACGCGGGTAAGGGAGTCCATCATGAGAGTGACGTCGCTGCCGCCATCGCGAAACGACTCGGCGATGCGGGTGGCCACAAAGGCTGCGCGCAGCCGCATGAGGGCCGGCTCGTCAGAGGTGGATACGACCACGATCGAGCGAGCGAGACCCTCTGGCCCCAGGTCGTCTTCGAGAAACTCGCGTACTTCGCGCCCGCGCTCTCCGACCAGAGCGATCACAGAGACTTCGGCCTCGGTGCCCCTCGCGATCATGGAGAGCAGCGAGGATTTGCCGACGCCCGACCCGGCGAACAGCCCGAGACGCTGACCCCGGCCCACCGTGGTGAGGGTGTCGAGCACTCGAACGCCGAGCGCGAGCGGGGTGTCGATTCTGGCGCGATCGAGAGCCGCGGGGGTTTCGTGGTCGAGGGGAACCCATCCGTCGCTCGCGAGGGGTCCCTTGCCGTCGATCGGGCGGCCGAGTCCGTCGAGCACGCGCCCGAGGAGGCCGGTCCCCGTGGGGACGAGGATGGGGCGGCCGTGCGGGCGGGCGGGGGCTCCCGGAACGATGCCGTTCATGCGCCCGAGGGGCATGCATCGCACGCCGTCGCGGGTGGTTGCGATGACTTCGACGTCGACCGAGGCACCGTCTCCCACGCTGATGAGCTCGCCGACAGCGCACTCGACTCCCACGATGTCGAGGCCGAGTCCAACGACAGACGAGACTCGGCCGACCCGCTGCGGACGGGCTGCCCTCAGAGCGTCGGAGAGTCGCGCGTCGGCACGACGGCGAACCGCCGATGCCGGTGTCTGCGCTGCGGTCGTTGTCATCAGTTTGCGGGTCCCTCAATCAGCGCGGTGCGTGCGCGGGAGATTGCGGAGGAGATGCGGGCGTCGAGGTACCCTTCGGCGAAATCTGCAATGGCATCGCCGGGGGCCACGCTCGCGTCGGCGGAGTAGGTGATGCCGTCGACGATGCAGTCATCTTCGAGCGCGGCAAGGGTGCTGGGGTGCATCCGCAGAACAAGAATTGTGGTGGGGTCCACATCGCGGAGCGCCCGCGTGACGGCGGCCCGCGCTGAACGCGGAGCGTCGCTGAGTTCGATGCCGATAATCGACTCTGCGAGATCGATCGCACCCGTCGCGATGAGCTGGTGTGCCTCGTCGAGCACGGGTGCTGTCCGAGCGTTGACGGCGGCGATCGCGGCACGAAGGAGCGCGATATGGGATTCGTTGCGCTCCTGAGCCAGTGCGGCTATCGCCGCGCGCTCAGCGGCCTCGGCCCGGCGCTCCCGGTCGAGGGCAACCTCGGCGGCTCGGAGCCCTGCTGCATACCCCGCAGCGTGGCCGCGGGTGCGTGCCTGCTCCTCAGCAGCCTCGGCGTTGGATCCGCCCAGGTCGGGAAAGTTCACGAGGGAGAACTGGGTTCTAGTAGACAAGCTCTTCCTCCTCTGTGCGCTGAACCGTGATGGCACCCTGCGACTCGAGGTCGCGGATCGCACGCACGATTTCGGATCGCGCCTCTTCGACCTGCGAGAGCCGCACGGGGCCAAGCGCCGAGATCTCGTCGTCGAGGATCTCGCGGTTGCGCTCCGAAAGGTTTCCCCGAATGACTTCGATCACGTTTTCTGGGCTGCCCTTCATGGCAATTGCCAGAACAGCCGCGTCGATACCGCGCAGCACGTGCTGCACGTCCTTGCGCTCGAGCTTGACGATGTCCGCGAAGGTGAGCATGCGCGAGCGAACCTCTTCTGCGAGATCGGGGTCGCGCTCGTCGAGCGCCTCGAGCAGTTCGCGCTCGGTGGCAACGCTCGAGCGGTTGATGATGTCAACGAGAGGCTGTACTCCTCCGACGATCTCCACTGAGTCGCGGGTCGACACGACGGCTCCAGCCCTCACCTTGAGGGTGTCGGCCACGACGCGAACGGCCTCGGGTGCGGCGCTGCCCATCATGGCGATGCAGTGGGCGACCTCGGTGCGCTTGTTGTCGTCGAGGCCCGTGAGAATCATGGAGGCCTGCTCCGGCCGCAGGTGCGCTAGCACGAGGGCAACCGTCTGCGGCAGCTCACCATCGAGCAGGGTGACAACCTGGCTCGCATCAACGGCCTCGAGAAACTCGAATGCTTTGCCGGCCATCGACGAGGCGACACGGCTCATGAGCCCCGCGGCGCGCTCGGCTCCGAAGGATGCTTCGAGCAGTCCCACCGCGATGTCGCGTCCGCCGCGAGCGTTGATTCCGCCGCCGCGCACCGTGAGGGCGTGGAACTCGCCGATCGCGCGCTCGGCGACAAGCGAGTCGACCTTCTTGAGGCGAACGATCTCGGCGACGATCTCCTCGGCCTCTGAGTCCGTGAACTGCTTGAGGACTTCTGCAGCCTTCGCGCTATCCAGGTTCATCAGCACGACCGCCACCTTTTGGGTGCCGGTCAGGCCTTCTACTGCGGTATCGGTCATCGGGTCGGCCTTACGTCGTCCATCAGGCCGCGCAAGAACTCAGCGGTCTTCTGGGGGTCGCGCATGGCGAGGGCCTCGATCTCGGCCTTCTGCCGCTCCGCGTCTGCGACGACGGGGATCGGCAGGTCGCCAGCGAGCAGCTCGATGGGCGGGGCTGACGCGTTGATCTGCATGGGAACAGTGGGGGCGTCGAGGATGTCAGAGAGCTTGGCGAGCTCGCCAGCCTCCCTCGCGGCCTGGCGACGCCGGGCCATCATGACGAGTCCGATCACGATCGGCAGAACGATTCCGGCGACGATCACAGCAACGGTCGCAAGCTGCATAATGCGATCCTGCGTCGCTGCCGCCTCGGCTGCGGCGAGCGCCTCGGATGCCGCTATTGCGCCTGTCGCGTTGAACGCCATGACTTCGACGGCCACGGAGTCGCCCCGCTCGTCGTTGATGCCCGCCGCCGCGGCAACGAGCTCACGAATAGAGGGGACGCTCAACCCCGCGATGGCCTCTTCGTTGACGGCCACGGAGACCGTCTGACGGGTCACCGCCCCCGCCGGGATGACACGGGATTCGGTGACCTTGTTGATGGCATTGTTGCGGGTGGTCGACTCGGAGGAGAAGAGACCGGAGTCGGCGCCCCCGGGAACTGCGATGTTGTCGGGGCCGAGCACACCGCCGACGGCTCCGCCAGCAGCACCGGAGGTGTAGTTCTCGGTGTCGGTCGACTCGTTGATCACGGGGTTGTCGAGCGGGGCGGTGTACGTCTCTTCGAGGCGCTCTGCCGACTCGTAGCTCATGTCGGCGGCCACAACCACGCTGGCGTTACCGGGGCCGACAACCTTATCGAGCATGGCCTGCACGGCACCCTGCACGCGCTGTTCGTAGTCGCTGGCCTGCTTGTCCGCACTGCCGGTCGCCCCGGCGCCCACGGCAGAAAGAACGGTGCCCTCTGCATCGATCACGGCGACATCCGTCGACTTCATGCCCTCGATCGATGCCGAGGTGAGGTGCACGATGGCCTGAACCTGTTCGTTGCTGAGGCTCACGCCCCGATCCGTTTCGACAAAGACCGAAGCGGTGGGGCTCTGCGTCTGCGATACGAACACGGTCTCTTCGGGGATGGCGAGACGAACAGACGCCGTGCGCACGCCCTTGAGCGCGCCAATTGTGGAGGCGAGCTCGCCCTCAAGTGCGCGCTTATAGGTCACCGACTGCTGAAACTCAGAGCTGGTCACGCCCATGTCATCGAGCAGGGAGTAGCCGCCCGTGCTGGCGGAGGGTAGGCCCGCCGCTGCCGCCGCGAGGCGCTGCTCATAGACGTTGCCCTCTGGCACAAGAATCGTGGATCCACCATCCGTGAGCTGGTACTCGACGCTTCCGGCGCGTAGCTGCTCGACGACAGCACTCGCATCCGATGCCGACAGCCCCGTGAAGAGGGGCGTATATGCGGGCTTGCTGAGCCACACCCCGAGGCCGGCGATACCCAGCACGAGCACGGCGACACCGATGAGCGCGATCGTGCGCTGCGCAATCGTGAACTCGCGAATGGCCGCGACGAGACGGCCAAAGGCCGACGTGATCTGGGCGGGCATCAGGCCTGCATCCTCATAATCTCGTTGAACGCGTCAACACCCTTGTTGCGAACAGCGGCGACGAGTTCAAGCGTTACCTGAGCGCGGGTCGATGCAATGGTGGCGTCGTGAATGTCGGCGAGGTCGCCGCTCACGGCCTTGATGGCCAACTCGTTTGAGGTGGACTGCAGCGAGCGCAGATCATCGACGACGCCGCCGAGCGTCGCCTGAAAGTTGCTGGCGCTCGGGGCATTGCTGGCTGCGGTCGCTGCCTGCAGGTCGAGGCCGTCGGTGAGCGCGGCAGCCGGGTTGATGCCCGAGAGTGCGCCGATGCTGGGGATGGACATTACGACCTGCCGATCTGAATTGCAGCCTGGTAGCTTTCCTTCGCCCGGTCGACGACCGCAGCGTTTGCCTGGTATCCCCGCTGCGCCATGATGAGTTGGCCCATCTGGCTCGCGAGGTCGATGTCGGGGTAGCGCACATAGCCGGCTTCGTCGGCGAGCGGATGCTCCGGTTCGTAGACGAGGCGGCCTTCGGCATCGCCGTAGGCCGCGCCCTGCACATAGACGCCCGTGGTGCCTTCGCCCGCCTGAGCGACCACGTAGCGGGCGCGGAACGCTTCACCGTCGGTCGATGCGGCCGTGTTGACGTTGGCCAGGTTGTCCGAAACGGCGTCGAGCCACTTGCGGTGAACGGTGAGCGCTGTGCCGGCGATGCCGATTGCGTCGAATGTCATGGTCGTTTCTCCGCCTAACTGGTGCGCATTGCCGAGCGAAGGCTCGTGAACTGGCCCTCAACCGCGCGGGCAGCGAACTGGTATCGCAGCACGGTGTCGATGTTCGAAAGAGTCTCGGTGTCGAGGTTGACGTTGTTGCCGTTGAGCTGCGTCGGCTCGAGCGAGTCTGCTGTTGTCGCGGTCGTGGCTCCGTTGCCGCTGCGAACAGAGTCGGCGAGCGCGGCTTCGAAGAGCACGCGCTTGGCCTTGTAGTCAGGCGTATTCACATTGGCGATGTTGTTGGCAATGGTGCGCTGGCGCAGCGATAGCCCATCAAGGGCACTGCCGAGGGCAAGTGAGGTCACCGAATCGAACACAAGCATCCCGTTTCATGGAATTCGACGTCGGCCGATCCATGGCCTTGTGAGGTGAGCGATCCCTGCTCTTCCTCAGCTATCGGCACCTCGCGTCGAATGCGTTAGGCATTTGTGCAAAATTGATGATGTTTGGGGCGTTAGGTGGCGGAGTTCAGGTGGCCGACTTCAGGTGGCAGAGTTCAGGCAGCGAAGTTCAGCCGGCGACGTCGAGATATACCGAGCGCTCGACGAGCTGCGCCGTGGGCACGCTCCGCAGCGCCGCAAGGTGGCGTCCTGTTCCCAGGCGTTCCTCATCGAGTCGCGCGAGCATCCGCTGCTGTCGCTCTACAAGATCCCGCGCCCTGCCAACGAGTTCCGGCGGCAACTGACCAAGCCCTACAGGCGCAGTCCATTTGCCGCTGGCCCGGCTCACGTCGTCGGCAACGGTGAGTTCGCGCTCGAGCTCGTCGAGAGTGTCGGACCAGGCGGTGAAGGTGCCAGAGGGGAGGCTTGTCGTGGTCGGGTTCACGGGGTGCTTTCGAGGTGGTGGTTAAGCCACGCCGAGGGTGCCACGGGCGGTCGGGATGCTCGCCGTCACCGACTCGGGGGCCTGGGCCGCTGCCTCATGCCAGGTCTGGCGCAGCGGTTCGAGCAACTGGATGCACACGCGAGTGCTGTCGACATCGCGATGCGTGTTGGCATAGATCAGCGCACGCGTGGCGAAGGTATATACGCCCATAAGACCCTCCGCCCCATCCCAGGCGTCAACCCGCAGCGACGAGGTCAGCTCGGTGAGAATGTCCTGGGCGTGAAGAAGCTGCTCAGAGGCGCCCGCCCAGTCCTGGATGTCTTGGGCGACTTCTGCCCGCTGCAGGTCGAGCAGGAGTCGGTCATAGAGCATGGTGAGCAGCCGGGCGGGGGAGGCAGACAGCACGGCATCGCGGTTGTAGGCCGCCCGCTTGGCTCGCTCGACGCCGAGCTGCCCGCCGAGGGGAGAGTGGTGTCCCATTGTCATGGTCATTTCGTCGTGCCTCCTGATTTCGGGAGAGAAGCAATCTGAGAGTTGAGCCAGGTCATTTGTGCGTTCATGGCGCTCATGCGCACCTCTAGGGCTGAGTAAGTGCGCTGGAGCGTGGCCTCTCGGGCGGCGAGGCGGTCGTCCCAGCTTGCAACCTGCTCCGTGAGGCTCTTGGCGAGCGACTCTTGTCCGGTGATCTTCGCCGTCAACACTCCGTCGTACTTGTCGGACTGCTGTGTCGCGACATCCGCCACCCGCTTCGAGAGCCCCGCTATTGCGGCTTCAACCTTGGCAGGGTCTGAAGCGAGGGCCGCCGCAAACTTCTCGGCATCGAACTCGATGGTGCCGTGCTTGGTGATGTTGATGCCGACATCTGCGGGGGAGTGGCCGTTGATCGGCATCGAGATCGCCGAGAGCAGGCTCTGTTTCGCCGAACGCACGGTGCTGTCGCCCGAGAAGACTCCACCGGTCGTTGCTCCGTCGGTGCCAATAGAGACCTTGGTGCGGGCGTCGATGAAGGAGAAAATCTCCGTGAGAGAGGTGACGAGGTCCTGAGCGACCTTGGTCGCCCCTTCTACGTCGCGAGCAACGGTAAGAGTGACGGGGTTCGGGTCGGCTTTGGCCACCGTCACCGACACACCGGGCAGCAGTGCCTCGAATGAGTTTGTGGCCGAGGTCACCGTCTGCGACGCGGCCGTTCCCGCCCACAGGGTGATTTCGGCATCCTGAGCCGCCGTGATGATCGCGGCGCCGGGGGAGGCCAACACATCGACGGCCGTGGATGCTGCCACGTCTGCCGCAGTGCCCTGGTAGATCGAGAACCCAGAGGTCGCGCCCGTGGTGGTTCCGGTGAGCTGAAGCCTGAAGAGTGGGTCTCCGCTGCCGTCGAAACCCGAGGCCACCTTGAGCGCCCTGACTCCGACGCCTGCGTCATTGATGGCCTTGGCGACGTCGTCGAGCGACGAGGAGGCCGGGGCGATCTCCGTTGTGGTGCCGTTGCTGCCCACGATCGTGAGCGCCGGGGGCGTCGACCATTCGCGCATTGCCGCGGTGACACCGGACTGCGCCTGTGCGAGCTTGTCAACGACAAAATCGATCGATCCGGCTGCTGCGCCACTGCCTACGGTGGCCGTTGCGCCATCCGAACTGGTCAGCGCGGTGTGCAGGTCGAGCGCCGTTGGCTTGGCCGCGGCTTTGGATAGGTCTCCCAGAGCAGCGATGCGCTGGTTGAGGGCCTGAAGCACCGTGACGATGCTGGTCGTGCGGGTTGCTTTGTTCTTGAGAAGCGTCTGGGGGACCGCTTCGATCTGCATCAGAGAGGCAATGAGTTCCTTTGTCGGAAGCCCACTGGCGAGGCCATCAAGCGAAATTCCCATGATTTCCTCCCCCTGATTTGGTGTTAGGTGCGTGTGATGTAGGTGCGCGAATGTGACCAACACCCGGTGGCAGCCGTGCAGCGAGATTCAGGCTCGCGCACCGCCGCCCCCGGGCGTTGGCTATTCACTGTGCTGGTTAGCCGAGGAGCTGAAGAACGCCCTGGTTCGACTGGTTTGCCTGAGCAAGCATCGCGGTGCCGGCCTGCGACAGGATGTTCGCGCGGGTGTAGTTGACCATCTCGCTTGCCATGTCGGTGTCGCGGATACGCGACTCCGCAGCGGCAAGGTTCTCCGCCGAGACGTTGAGCGAGTTGATCGTCGACTCGAAGCGGTTCTGCACGGCACCGAGGTTGGCGCGTGAGGTGGAGATAGCCGTGATCGCGGTGTCGATCGCGGTGATGGTCGTCTGTGCAACGCCGTTGCTGTCAACGTCGAAACCAACACCTGCGGCGGTTCCGTCAGCGGACGCAAGCGTTCCGACCGACGTAGCAACGTTGGCGAGGGTTACGGCAATGGCGTTGTTGGCGTCGCCGTTGGCACCCACCTGGAACGTCAGCTCGGCACCCTTGAGCAGGTTGATGCCGTTGAACTTGGTCGACTCCGTGATGCGGTAGAGCTCCTTGCTGAGCTCTCCGGCCTCGGTCTCGATCGCCGTGCGAGCCTCGGGGCTGTTCGAGTCGTTACCACCCTGAACAGCGAGGTCACGCATACGCTGGAGGATGGAGTGAACCTCGGTCAGGGCGCCTTCTGCGGTCTGGATGACCGAGATGCCGTCCTGGGCGTTACGAGCGGCAACGTTGAGTCCGTTGACCTGCGAGCGCAGGCCCTCGGAGATCGAGAGGCCGGCCGCGTCGTCCGCTGCACGGTTGATACGCAGACCACTGGACAGCTTCTCCAGCGACTTCGACAGGTCGTTCTGCGTGTTGGACAGGTTGCGGTACGAGTTGAGTGCCGCGACGTTGGTGTTGATCTGCATACCCATGGTGTTTTCCTCCGTGATGTGGGTTGTGGTTCACCAGCCCATCCATGGGCCGGTAATCCTAGCTATCGGCTGCCGTTCGGCATCCGTTAGAAGGAATTCTTAAATTGTGGCGATCTCCGTCAGGATGCGATGGTTCGGTCGAGCGCCGTTCCCGCGGTTGACATTCGGCTCATGCCGCTCGTGGCCTGGCCGGCGAGGCGGGCGAGGTAGGCGCTGCGACTCGCGGCAGAGATGCGCGATTCCGGCGCGCGTTCGATGTCGTCGTCGGAGAAATGGGTGTTCATGCCGTCGCGCAGCAGGCGGATGGCCTCCGAACGCTGCTGGGAGACGGCCGAGTGGGTGATCCCCATCTCTTCTGCGATCTCCTTGACGGTTTTGTCGTCAAAGTAGATCGCCGTGACGATATGGCGCATCTTCTCGGGCAGCGCGTCGACGGCGGAGTGCAGGAATCCGGTGCGCTCCGCTTCGAGCACAGTGTCTTCTGGCTGCTGCGATTCAGAGACAAGCAGTTCGGCGGTGATCTCGTCGAGCGTGCTCATGGTGCGGCCGGCATCCGCCATGGCCTCCTGGGCTGAAGCGCGGTCGACGCCGAGCGCTGCGGCGATCTCCTCAACAGAGGGAGCGCGGCCGAGGGTAGCCATGAGCTGCTCTTCGATCGCCATCGTCTGCTTAATGCGCTTGCGGGTACCGCGGCTTGCCCAGTCGCCCGCGCGGAGCTCGTCGGCGAAGGCGCCGGTGATGCGCTTGCGAGCGAACGCGCCAAAGGGAATGCCCAGCTCGGGCTTGAACGACTCGGCGGCCGAGATCAGGCCGAGTGCGCCCGCCGAGGCAAGGTCGTCCCGCGAAAGGTGGGTGGCCCGAGCGCAGAGCTCAGAAACCAGATATCCCACGAGTGGCAGATTATCGACCACCAGTGTGTTGCGCGCAGTGAGATTCACCAGCATTACCCCCGTTGTGCTTAAAAGCGTGTGGAACATATTTGGGTAAGCGACGTGCTGGTTCGGGTCCGAACGTCCAGTCGAGACTGCCGGGTGGGGCCGCTTCGGGTGACCACAACCGCCGTGATCCTCAACTGTTTGTCGCCTTTGATCGATTGCAATCTCGGCGACTGCGGCGACTCTATGCCCGCGATAGGGCCAAACCCTCACCCAACACATGAACTTTTTTTGGGCGCTGTCCCCCCTAGGGGGGAGCAGATCCCCATAACTGGGGTAGACGGACACCTTGGCGGTATTGCCGAAGAGATTCAGATATATCGCCTAACGGAGCCGCTAGCCTTGCCGATAGTCCACTTCAAGCGCCGACCCGGGCGGCTGACTGCGACGCTGTGCGCCGTGACCCCGATAAACGAACGACAGGAGAGACCGTGGGAGCCAACGACGTGTCCGCCACCCTGTGGCGAGAACGCGAGCTCCTTGAGCTCCTGCTCTTCAAGCTAGAAGAAGAACAGCTCCTTCTCACTGCGGGCAAAACCCGCTGGCTCCAGCACGCAACCCGCGAGGTCGAGCAGGTGCTCGAACGGCTTCGACCCCTCAACCTCACCCGCACGGTCGAGGTTTCTGCCCTCGCAGAAGAATGGGGCGCGCCAGGCGAAGCGACGCTGCGCGACCTCATCAACCACGCTCCAGAAGGCCCCTGGTCAGAGATCTTCTCGAACCACCTCACCGCAATGACCGAGCTCACAGGCCAGATCGCCCAGCTTCGCGACTCGAACGAGCAGTTTCTGCGGTCGGCCCTTCGCTCAACGCAAGAGACCATTGCGGGGATCGGCAACGATCCCGGCACCTACGACGCCTCCGGCCAGGCCAACGACTCTGGCACCGGGGCCCGACTCATCGACGAAAGACTCTAGGCGGCACCATGAGCACCTTCAGCGGACTTAACACCGCCTACACCGCCCTCACCGCGGCCCGCAACGGGCTGGATGTCGTGGGGCAGAACATCGCCAACCTCAACACCCAGGGCTACACCCGGCAGCGCGTGACGACCTCCTCGATTGGCGGGCTCGCGAACGTGGGCGCCCTCTCCCACGGCGTCACGGTAGGCCAGGGAGTCGCCACCGAGGGCATTGCCCGTCTCGGCGACATCTTTCTCGACTCCAAGGTTCGTTCGTCCGCCGCCTCCTCTGGCTAC is drawn from Salinibacterium hongtaonis and contains these coding sequences:
- the fliF gene encoding flagellar basal-body MS-ring/collar protein FliF, coding for MPAQITSAFGRLVAAIREFTIAQRTIALIGVAVLVLGIAGLGVWLSKPAYTPLFTGLSASDASAVVEQLRAGSVEYQLTDGGSTILVPEGNVYEQRLAAAAAGLPSASTGGYSLLDDMGVTSSEFQQSVTYKRALEGELASTIGALKGVRTASVRLAIPEETVFVSQTQSPTASVFVETDRGVSLSNEQVQAIVHLTSASIEGMKSTDVAVIDAEGTVLSAVGAGATGSADKQASDYEQRVQGAVQAMLDKVVGPGNASVVVAADMSYESAERLEETYTAPLDNPVINESTDTENYTSGAAGGAVGGVLGPDNIAVPGGADSGLFSSESTTRNNAINKVTESRVIPAGAVTRQTVSVAVNEEAIAGLSVPSIRELVAAAAGINDERGDSVAVEVMAFNATGAIAASEALAAAEAAATQDRIMQLATVAVIVAGIVLPIVIGLVMMARRRQAAREAGELAKLSDILDAPTVPMQINASAPPIELLAGDLPIPVVADAERQKAEIEALAMRDPQKTAEFLRGLMDDVRPTR
- the fliE gene encoding flagellar hook-basal body complex protein FliE, whose amino-acid sequence is MSIPSIGALSGINPAAALTDGLDLQAATAASNAPSASNFQATLGGVVDDLRSLQSTSNELAIKAVSGDLADIHDATIASTRAQVTLELVAAVRNKGVDAFNEIMRMQA
- a CDS encoding flagellar basal body rod protein FlgC; the encoded protein is MTFDAIGIAGTALTVHRKWLDAVSDNLANVNTAASTDGEAFRARYVVAQAGEGTTGVYVQGAAYGDAEGRLVYEPEHPLADEAGYVRYPDIDLASQMGQLIMAQRGYQANAAVVDRAKESYQAAIQIGRS
- a CDS encoding flagellar basal body rod protein FlgB; its protein translation is MFDSVTSLALGSALDGLSLRQRTIANNIANVNTPDYKAKRVLFEAALADSVRSGNGATTATTADSLEPTQLNGNNVNLDTETLSNIDTVLRYQFAARAVEGQFTSLRSAMRTS
- the fliS gene encoding flagellar export chaperone FliS, which gives rise to MTMTMGHHSPLGGQLGVERAKRAAYNRDAVLSASPARLLTMLYDRLLLDLQRAEVAQDIQDWAGASEQLLHAQDILTELTSSLRVDAWDGAEGLMGVYTFATRALIYANTHRDVDSTRVCIQLLEPLRQTWHEAAAQAPESVTASIPTARGTLGVA
- the fliD gene encoding flagellar filament capping protein FliD — protein: MGISLDGLASGLPTKELIASLMQIEAVPQTLLKNKATRTTSIVTVLQALNQRIAALGDLSKAAAKPTALDLHTALTSSDGATATVGSGAAAGSIDFVVDKLAQAQSGVTAAMREWSTPPALTIVGSNGTTTEIAPASSSLDDVAKAINDAGVGVRALKVASGFDGSGDPLFRLQLTGTTTGATSGFSIYQGTAADVAASTAVDVLASPGAAIITAAQDAEITLWAGTAASQTVTSATNSFEALLPGVSVTVAKADPNPVTLTVARDVEGATKVAQDLVTSLTEIFSFIDARTKVSIGTDGATTGGVFSGDSTVRSAKQSLLSAISMPINGHSPADVGINITKHGTIEFDAEKFAAALASDPAKVEAAIAGLSKRVADVATQQSDKYDGVLTAKITGQESLAKSLTEQVASWDDRLAAREATLQRTYSALEVRMSAMNAQMTWLNSQIASLPKSGGTTK
- a CDS encoding flagellin — encoded protein: MGMQINTNVAALNSYRNLSNTQNDLSKSLEKLSSGLRINRAADDAAGLSISEGLRSQVNGLNVAARNAQDGISVIQTAEGALTEVHSILQRMRDLAVQGGNDSNSPEARTAIETEAGELSKELYRITESTKFNGINLLKGAELTFQVGANGDANNAIAVTLANVATSVGTLASADGTAAGVGFDVDSNGVAQTTITAIDTAITAISTSRANLGAVQNRFESTINSLNVSAENLAAAESRIRDTDMASEMVNYTRANILSQAGTAMLAQANQSNQGVLQLLG
- a CDS encoding sigma-70 family RNA polymerase sigma factor, producing MLVNLTARNTLVVDNLPLVGYLVSELCARATHLSRDDLASAGALGLISAAESFKPELGIPFGAFARKRITGAFADELRAGDWASRGTRKRIKQTMAIEEQLMATLGRAPSVEEIAAALGVDRASAQEAMADAGRTMSTLDEITAELLVSESQQPEDTVLEAERTGFLHSAVDALPEKMRHIVTAIYFDDKTVKEIAEEMGITHSAVSQQRSEAIRLLRDGMNTHFSDDDIERAPESRISAASRSAYLARLAGQATSGMSRMSTAGTALDRTIAS